The sequence AGCTTTTCGGAAAGAACTCTAGCTTGTCGAATGTGGCTaggaacatttttttacatacttCTATTTTTCCACCTACACCGGGTAAAAAATACTGAAACGTGAACTGcctcttggaattcaaaacctaGTAAACGAATGAAAAGTGATATTATACTACATGAATGCAAAATTTCCAAACACCTACTCGATGCGTGGCTGCATATTTTACATGAATATGCGAACTCAGGAACTGATTTTGTCCGGAAGATTTGAGTCGTAATAAATTGTATAGTAGTTTTTCTCGTATTTCCTTTGTGTATTTAGAACTACAATTCAATCTAGCACATCTGCATGACTCTTTGGTTGTTCGAGCAGGTACTTTTCTGCCGCTGCAATTTGTGTATTCCATTCCCCGTTCCCTCAGTTCTTTCCTGGTTAAATTGTCGTCTTTTGGTTCTCGAATAGGTTTGTCGAAGTTATCAACATCCAATTCGTCtggaaattacaaaaaaaaaaacatattaatatatatatatatatatatatatatatatatatatatatatatatatatatatatatatatatatatatatatatatatatatatatatatatatatatatatatatatatatatttatgtatatgtatatgtatatatatatatatatatatatatatatatatatatatatatatatatatatatatatatatatgtatatatatatatattgtttttatttagcTGAGTGAAGACAAACGTAATTTTCGTTATAATACTAACCAGATTCTGCATCCGTACCATCATCCTCAATAATTAGAGTTTCGTTATGATAAGGttcgaaatattcaaaaatagaaaaattatttaacaTTTCAGCATTTCCCGTATCGACATCGCCTTCACTACCATCAGAATCAGAGTGAGAACTATGATTGCAGCATTGAAATTGGTCTTCTTCAATGATTGAAGCACATGACGAATGACCTGATGATTATAGATTAATTAAATAATTGACCTAACAAATAATTTAATGATTACCGTTAGATATCACCGGTGTTTTTCTATTGGATGTGTGTGATGTTTTCATAACGGTAGAACGTATTTTTTCATTACTACGTTGTTTTAAAAAATGGCGCTCACAAGAATTTCTCAATGCCCGATGTTTCAAAATACGGTTTGATGGATCATCAAGAGTGCGATCGCTTCTTGCCGTACGTACTGAATCGTTCCGAAAAACGCGGTGTTTCCTTAATCCAGTACGGTTGCCACATGATGATGATCCGAAGCTATCGTAGAAATGTGATGCattctgtttttgttttgttgtggATTGAGTAGAAAAATTTGTACTATTCCAAACATCGCGGGAAAGATGCTGGAATGTGGGTGTCGTCTTCGCTCTGATAGTACGAATGTATTCCTCGTCGGCGGTCCGAACAAGTAGACTAGAGCTACATTCGCTGCGAGGAGTACGAAGTAATATGTTTTCTGTGATTTGAACCATCAGTGACATATTGTTAGGTTTTCTACTTTCAAGCTTCGGTTTAATTATAGATCTGTTATGTAACGGGGTAGACGAAATAATATCCATGAAAGATGGATTCTCCGTTACAGAGCAATTTTCGATCTCCTCATATAGCGCCACTGACGGATTACTGAAATCCGCGTCTACTTGCTCTTCCTTAAGCATTAGTGCcgcttctgaaaaaaaaacctgattAGTTATATTTTATGTCTGTTTTGAATATACGTACCAAGCAGTAAATGGAACCCATTGGTGGTATCCATCGTAGCAATATACAATAGCCAAAGCGCTTCATCAatgtacagaaaaaaattgtctagGTCGCTAGTACAcacgaaaacgaaaaaatgttttaaaaccctTTTCCAATAGCATAACATAAAACCTTTTCTACACTGAAAAGTTTATAGCaccattcgattttttttgccaagcagaaaaaaataaattttttttatattcatataAATTTAGCTTCGAAAgtttattgtttgatataaaagAGTCAACACTAATTACAACGATCTGTattatataaattataatcaatgtTAGAGATAAACTTGAATTGAAACGGCTTATGTACGAGCATATTTGCATTGATTTTTGATGTTCATATTCCCTTGTTTATCGCATGCATTTGAAAGGTAACATAAACAAAACATGATCAATACAATTATTTTGTTgatgtgtcatttttaaaatgtcaatttcagggGAATTTCTCAAACAAACATTAGCTCATATTTGGAGTATTAAAAGTTCATTTAATGATATGAAAATGTATGCATTAATCCGATTTGTTTACATTTGGtatatgtgcccttatgaaaagtTATCGTCGAATTATTCATTCGGtcaccagccatatttttccagctggcagcgtttcgTCCAGCCATCTGggagccatgcgtatgcgggggaGCGTTCTAGttctacactcttaccagccgctacctaattttgtcaAAACGttgtctactcaaactttgagttgctGGGTAAAATGGGTAGCGTACTTTGTTATGGCCtaagcagcgttgccaggttgccagatttgtttggcaaatgccagattttcctcgtttcgccagaccctcaaactaaccagatcttttgccagattttccaaattttctcagacttttcattttttcctagATTTAGTCAGATCTtactagatctttacggttttggcctctatacgataggtggggagacctttttttgctcactgaaaatgaagcccggcaaaaatttccttCTATAatgtagacccagacaaatccaaataaatttttgagttttgacagatttttgaaaaaataacctggcaactctgggcctaagacaagacctgacaactggcttcttattcttccttccgaatcatccttctcgtcatttttgccctgtggaataaataccaacgtatcggctacagtgtagccatatttacagatttttttaacgattctaggaaaaaaatattacatttaaatttttagactttaggtttttgatttgaaataaacataaaacatgtttcggtgaatgcatttctttattatatattaatgcttaaaaactactaattgagctttgatgacaaaacacgaaatatctcatgttgaatgaaaaatcggatccattgttgacgtattaccggatctttaggaaaccggaaaaattcaggtttggatagaaatgcttaatgcgaccacagtgtggaacacaacagttcattcttctcgtaaaactaaacacactttcgagtttacactaatttaacaaatcttttttggttacactttaattcactaaaaagaaaaacggcttgatgcctattttaattacacgtcccggccactataaacatttattaccaaagagattgaaaaaaaagtgaaacattctccgaaaattttcattttcattggtgagctaaaattatacattttaataaatttgttttctgattttctttatacttggcatcattgctcgcgtaccctgcaaaagttttttcttttcacaatgtgcaggtggcaacatcaaaatcagccaatcagaaactggtccattttggaacaaaagcagccccccccagatgtcaggtcttgtcttaggttatggcataacatttgtactaaacttagttacctaaattttgagatcACCACTTGTTacgtacactgaaaatcatttctacctattttttgaggagaaatcactcattgtcgaactcttctataagctacccaaaattaggtcgttatctactcaaactttgagttgatgggtaaaaatgggtagcgtgctttgttatggcataacatttgtactaaacttacagttacctaaattttgaggtcattactcgttacccaaaattggggagatgcactttagttgattttgggtagattttgacccaaaattaggtagcggctggtaagagtgtaaaattgaggagatgcactttagttgattttgggtaggttttgacccaaaattaggtagcggctggtaagagtgtagaactagaacacttccACGCATACGCatcagggatgtcaggttcacagattaatctgtatttcacagattttgagttttgtgcacagattttaaaactgacacagattttcacagatttctgaaaatgagcacagattttcacagattcttgaatgaatcgcagattttcacagattttggaaatcgagtacagtttagcaccaaaaagtacaggtaGAGGAAAAAGGTGCAGAGCGTggtggtagtgagacctttttttttttgctcgctgaaTTCGATCTACTGAAATAGTAAATAGTTggttttgaactgctattggggtacggaaaacggtcacagattttcacagacaggttttgggtttcaacacagatttttgaaacaatgacctggcatctctgatacgCATGGctaccagatggctgactaaacgttgCCAgcgggaaaaatatggctggcagacattctggtgaccgactgcctcaccgctgccagatatacaactcaaacgatacaaccgtatccaccaggatttttccacattaaaatcttttacattttcagcgaaggtgagaagatgaaaacgctcggctaacttagatacagacgACTTTGTTTAGTTAAATtgtatttgacaaccgtcactgaatcaattttggtagccgtctggtgaccatggctgcccaggtatccaaaacgctatgcgggcctgaacatgcccttagtTTCAGATcaatcgattaaaaattactcgattatctgggttattaatcggttactcgattattcattcgattcttactatggtattttttaaattataagaTTAGCTCAATaaccgaatattagttttaaactaatcgattaatctgtgtttcacagatttataACTTTCTGCAGACTTTTAAAATGGCACCGATTTTAACAGATttccacagattctgaaattaatCAGATGTTTGAAATAGATCACAGTTTAGTACCAAAAAGTACATTGATCACCAAATTGATTTAgatctgctattatggtacgggacACGTACACAGATtttcagacaggtttttggcttgagcaGATTTTTGCAAAAATGACCTACATCCCTGATTACATCACTACGGGTAACCTGACAACAAATGGCAGAAAATAGAAGC comes from Malaya genurostris strain Urasoe2022 chromosome 3, Malgen_1.1, whole genome shotgun sequence and encodes:
- the LOC131434017 gene encoding uncharacterized protein LOC131434017, which encodes MDTTNGFHLLLEAALMLKEEQVDADFSNPSVALYEEIENCSVTENPSFMDIISSTPLHNRSIIKPKLESRKPNNMSLMVQITENILLRTPRSECSSSLLVRTADEEYIRTIRAKTTPTFQHLSRDVWNSTNFSTQSTTKQKQNASHFYDSFGSSSCGNRTGLRKHRVFRNDSVRTARSDRTLDDPSNRILKHRALRNSCERHFLKQRSNEKIRSTVMKTSHTSNRKTPVISNGHSSCASIIEEDQFQCCNHSSHSDSDGSEGDVDTGNAEMLNNFSIFEYFEPYHNETLIIEDDGTDAESDELDVDNFDKPIREPKDDNLTRKELRERGMEYTNCSGRKVPARTTKESCRCARLNCSSKYTKEIREKLLYNLLRLKSSGQNQFLSSHIHVKYAATHRVGVWKFCIHVV